The nucleotide window GTCCCAGCTATTGCTAATCCGCGCACCTGAATGATGTACTCCCGGCTTCAGGCACGGCAATGCTGACTTGCTCCACGTTATTAAGATGGTCGGCCCGGCGCTTGGGAAGCAGGGTCAGAGAGTCGGCGTGCGGATAAGAACTCAGCACCCAGGGCTGCCAGCGCCGGCCGGAAGCCACGTGCACCAGCACCAAGTCCAAATCGTTAATCAGCGCCTGCGGGGTCGTAGGCGACGCCTCGGGGTCGGCCCAGGCCAGGGTTACTTTCAGTTCCTGCTGCCCGGCAGGCACGGTCACCGGAAAGGTGCGCAGGCCAGCGGCGGCCGTTGAGCCCAGGAAATAACGCTTGGCTTGCACCGTTTGTACGGCTCCTACGGCATCTACCTGTCCAAACCCGCTGTCGAAATCGGGGCCGGGGCGGCCGGTATCGTCGGCGCTGTTGAGTAGCACGGCCTTGACCAGCGCGGCCGAAGGCAACGCCCCACCGTTTTGCAGCTGGTATGACTGCTGCACCAGGGCCCCAATGCCCGACACCAGCGCCGCCGACTCGGAGGTACCACCCGCTCCGAATGCTACCAGCTCGGGCTTGATGCGCCCATCATAAGCCGGACCGCGGGAGCTGAGCGGCGCCACTTGGCCGGCTTCATCAGTAGCTCCCACGCTCAGGGTGTTCTTGGACGTTTTGAACTGCCCGGTCAGGTTAGCCACCTTGGGAATACCCGCGTACCGGCCTTCGGTACTGGTTTGGGTGCCGACGTTACCGGACGAAAACACGTGCAGCAAGTTCGGGTACTGCCGGCTTTGCTGATCATACGCCTGCGACTCCAAGCCGTAGTAATTCTCAATGGCCGCTACGCCATAAGAGTGGTTTTGCACCGAAACTCCGGCCTGAGTTAGAATTGCTCCGTCGTCGGGGAGCAGGTTGTCGTAGCTGGAAGTGGCCAAGCGCGCCTGCCAGGCCACTCCCCTACCCGAAGGAGCCGAGTTGCCGGCTCCGCCTACCAGCGTGGCAATAGCCGTGGCGTGCGGGGAAGCGGCTTGCTTAAACAAGTTGCTGGACACCACACGGCCCTTAAAATCAATATCGGTTGGGTCGAAAGAATCTTCTTTGATGGAAATAGTCAGGCCCTGCCCACCCAGTTGGGGAAACCGGGAATGCGCGGTGGTAATCTTATTGACCGAAAGGTCCGACTGATTAAGCTGCCGTTCATCGTGAGCCCGACGGTTGGGCACGTCGACAAAGTTGACGTAGGGCGAGGCGCTGAGTTGCTGCAATTGAGCGGCCGTCACGTTCTCGACTTGCAGAATAGCGGCGCCAGCCGCCGGTACGGTTTTTACCTTAAGGGCCGGCAGCGCCTGTTGGGCCCAAGTCAGGAAAGCATCTTTCTGCCGGACACTTATTCGCACCGTCTGCGGGCTGCCCGGGGCTACCCGACGCACGGCGGGGCCAGTTTCAACAGGGCCGGCCGCTCTTGTTGCCCGAGGGCCGCAGTGGCGGCACCCAGCAGAAGTGCAGCAGTAAGAACTAAGGGAGAAACGAAAAAGCGGGAATACAGCTCAACAGAGTAGCGCATCAAGTAAGCTAAAGGACGAGGATACGGGGTCCGGCCTTAGGCAGGCGGACCTGTTAAAGATAGAAAAAACAGCGGCAGCAACCTGACCTAAGCCGTAGACCTCGTAATATTCAGCCCATTATTTTAAAGATATTTCAAATCTACTTTGAATATGTGCACAAAAAGAGCCTGCTGGCGGCAGGCTCCTGGTTGCTCTTCACGGGCCGGAAATCTGGCTGCGTTACCTACTCTTAGAGCTTGTATACCTGCACTCCAAGCGGTGTTATAACATAGGCAAACTGCTCCCCTAGCAGCACCTGCCGCACATCCGCAGTTCCGGCAGGCAGCGGCAACGTCCGGTCAGTGAGGTTGTAAAGGTGAAAGAAGTGTACTACGTTGTCGGCCAGATAATACAGCTCGTCGTTGCGGAAGCCAATAGTGCTCAAGCCCGGGAAAGGCAGCTTTTTGCGGTAATTGCCCAGGTTATCGAACACGTAGATGCCACTGCTGCGGTCTACCAGATACAGGTTGTTCTGATACTGGCGCATAAACCGAAAGTCGGGCTTGGAACGACCAATCAGCAGGTCCATCTGGGTGGAAACCACCATGCGCTGCCCGGCCGGGTCATATTGACGCAGGGCCAGGTTGCTTTCATCCAGCAGCCAGAGCCGGTCGTCGGGAGCCAGCGTAGCGGTGCGCACCAGTCCATCCAGCACATCCGAGAGGCGAAACTGGGTGAGCGGGGCCATAAACCGGTCCAGCATCAGAATCTGCTGCCGGTCGTCGTAGAACACAAGTACCTTGGCCGTATTCCAGGCTTCAATCTGGGCGGTGTTGCCGGGCTGCGGGGGCGAAAAGGTATTCAGTGCCTGCCCATCAGGGCCGTACTGCCGGATGTTGTTCTGGTTATCGGCCAGGTACAGATTACCGCGCCGGTCCAGAGAAGCCGGGCCAGGCTGGGTTAGGGTAATAGTGCGGGTCAGCGTCCAGCCGTTGGCATCGGCTACCGGCACGGTCTGGGCCGCAGCATTTACTACCGGAGCGGGAGCCGCCGGGGCGGGCTTGCCAGCGGGCACCACCGAAGCCGCCGAGGGGACCGTGGTTTGGGCAAAAGTCGGGGTAGAGAAGACAAAACTCAGCCCGAAGGCAACGGACGGCAACAGCCATTGCTTGCCTAGTCGGGCGCCTCTACCCGTGGATTTTGAGTTCTCCATTCTGCTCGAAGTGCCGCAAGACCAGTTCATGCCCATCATATACGGCGTAGGAGCAATAATTGACCCACTCCCCCAGGTTCACGTAGCGGCTCTGGGGCGTCACGGCCACGTTCAGGGGCAGGTGCCGGTGGCCAAACACGTAGTAGTCGTGGTGCTGCTGCTGCTCCAGCTCCCGGCAGTACACCAGCAGCCACTCATCCTCGCCGAAGTACTTCTCATCGGCCGCGCCATTCTGGATACGGCTACGCTGGCTCCATTTGTTGGCCAGGCCAATGCCAAAATTCGGGTGCAGACGGGCAAACAGCCATTGGGCAATGGGGCTGGCAAAAACCCGCTTCAGGACTTTATAGGTGTAATCCTTCGGGCCGAGCCCGTCGCCGTGGCCGATATGAAAC belongs to Hymenobacter cellulosilyticus and includes:
- a CDS encoding S8 family serine peptidase, giving the protein MRRVAPGSPQTVRISVRQKDAFLTWAQQALPALKVKTVPAAGAAILQVENVTAAQLQQLSASPYVNFVDVPNRRAHDERQLNQSDLSVNKITTAHSRFPQLGGQGLTISIKEDSFDPTDIDFKGRVVSSNLFKQAASPHATAIATLVGGAGNSAPSGRGVAWQARLATSSYDNLLPDDGAILTQAGVSVQNHSYGVAAIENYYGLESQAYDQQSRQYPNLLHVFSSGNVGTQTSTEGRYAGIPKVANLTGQFKTSKNTLSVGATDEAGQVAPLSSRGPAYDGRIKPELVAFGAGGTSESAALVSGIGALVQQSYQLQNGGALPSAALVKAVLLNSADDTGRPGPDFDSGFGQVDAVGAVQTVQAKRYFLGSTAAAGLRTFPVTVPAGQQELKVTLAWADPEASPTTPQALINDLDLVLVHVASGRRWQPWVLSSYPHADSLTLLPKRRADHLNNVEQVSIAVPEAGSTSFRCAD
- a CDS encoding UDP-2,3-diacylglucosamine diphosphatase, with the translated sequence MTRLKQLPDLTLAPGRKVYFASDFHLGAPDAARSAERERKIVRWLDQVSADAAAIYLVGDIFDFWFEYRHAIPRGFIRLQGKLAELTDAGIPVTFFTGNHDMWMFDYFTKELNIPILRNPVSQRIGNQEFHIGHGDGLGPKDYTYKVLKRVFASPIAQWLFARLHPNFGIGLANKWSQRSRIQNGAADEKYFGEDEWLLVYCRELEQQQHHDYYVFGHRHLPLNVAVTPQSRYVNLGEWVNYCSYAVYDGHELVLRHFEQNGELKIHG